The following coding sequences lie in one Enterococcus sp. 9E7_DIV0242 genomic window:
- a CDS encoding YdcF family protein, with the protein MKKMMKLLVVLIGVGILYAASMLFLIVQGTKEAPADNPDTLLILGAQVRGTSEGNAYPSSVLKERLNEAIHFIEENPQATIIVCGGQGKDEPDSEANVMANYLIQHHVDPTKILKEDLSTSTKENISNAMEKTNLGKTVIVTSDFHIYRSKLLARRLGLNDISGLPAQSNTSVTANMYSREILALGFAMIFSW; encoded by the coding sequence ATGAAGAAAATGATGAAATTGTTGGTTGTTTTGATTGGAGTTGGCATCCTGTATGCTGCCTCGATGCTCTTTTTGATTGTACAAGGAACAAAGGAGGCACCTGCTGATAATCCAGATACTTTATTGATACTTGGTGCACAGGTACGCGGAACAAGTGAAGGGAATGCATACCCCAGTAGTGTGCTGAAAGAACGATTAAACGAAGCAATACATTTTATTGAAGAAAACCCACAAGCAACAATTATTGTTTGTGGCGGTCAAGGAAAGGATGAGCCTGATTCAGAAGCTAATGTGATGGCAAACTACCTGATTCAGCATCATGTCGATCCAACAAAAATTCTCAAAGAAGACCTATCCACAAGCACTAAAGAAAATATCTCAAATGCAATGGAAAAAACCAACCTCGGAAAAACAGTGATCGTTACAAGTGATTTTCATATTTATCGCTCAAAGCTTTTAGCACGACGCTTAGGGCTTAACGATATCAGTGGCTTACCGGCACAGTCAAACACATCTGTAACAGCAAACATGTACAGCCGAGAAATACTTGCCCTCGGTTTTGCTATGATTTTTTCTTGGTGA
- a CDS encoding amino acid permease, producing the protein MSIFRRKALSAPTADSSGMKKELKTSDLIMLGIGAVVGTGIFVITGVAANETAGPALTLSFLVAAGAIILSGLCYAEFASRIPVLGGPYAYMYVVFGEIVAWMTGWLVICEFFLAVSSVASGWSGYVQGFLSSMGVELPKILSGAYNASEGTFVDLIAVLVLIFVTFWVSLEAKTALRLNNLMVYVKFGIILLFILVGIFYVKPSNWQPFMPFGFSGVISGAAIVFFAFLGFDAVSMAAEEVKNPQRDIPRGIIGSILIATILYIVVTLILTGIVPYTSLGVKDPVAFAMRFVEKDAVAGIISVGAILTLLTVTIAMMYSLARIIYAISKDGLLPKFMSKIDPKRRTPKNATYVAGIASMLFAGFFPLNLLAELTNIVTLMYLIFMGFGIIRLRSMFGEPKKEEFRFPLVPVLPLVLVLVSGALMLQLQAATWRVFAGALVVGFIIYFAYGYRHSNLNKLDQK; encoded by the coding sequence ATGTCTATTTTTAGAAGAAAAGCGTTGTCAGCGCCCACGGCTGACAGCAGTGGAATGAAAAAGGAGTTAAAGACCAGCGATCTGATCATGCTGGGGATTGGTGCGGTTGTTGGAACTGGGATTTTTGTCATTACAGGCGTAGCTGCCAATGAAACGGCGGGGCCGGCGTTGACCCTTTCGTTTTTAGTCGCAGCTGGAGCAATCATTCTTTCGGGATTATGTTATGCGGAATTTGCTTCAAGAATTCCGGTATTAGGCGGACCTTACGCTTATATGTATGTCGTTTTTGGAGAAATCGTTGCTTGGATGACCGGTTGGCTAGTTATCTGCGAGTTTTTCTTAGCCGTTTCATCTGTTGCTTCGGGATGGTCGGGGTATGTTCAAGGCTTCCTTAGTAGCATGGGAGTTGAACTACCCAAAATATTGAGCGGGGCGTACAATGCGTCAGAAGGCACTTTCGTTGATTTAATTGCAGTGCTTGTTCTGATATTTGTCACGTTCTGGGTATCATTGGAAGCGAAGACGGCATTGCGCTTAAATAACCTAATGGTTTATGTGAAATTTGGGATTATTCTCTTGTTTATTCTTGTAGGTATATTCTATGTAAAACCATCTAATTGGCAGCCATTCATGCCATTTGGTTTCTCTGGTGTAATCAGCGGAGCAGCAATTGTATTTTTTGCATTTCTTGGCTTTGACGCGGTAAGTATGGCCGCAGAGGAAGTAAAAAATCCACAACGAGATATACCAAGAGGAATCATTGGGTCGATTCTGATCGCAACAATTCTTTATATTGTGGTGACGTTGATTCTGACTGGGATCGTTCCTTATACATCTCTTGGAGTGAAGGACCCGGTTGCTTTTGCTATGCGTTTTGTTGAAAAGGATGCAGTTGCCGGTATTATCTCTGTAGGGGCAATTTTGACGCTTCTGACCGTAACGATTGCTATGATGTACAGTCTGGCTCGAATCATTTATGCAATCAGTAAAGATGGATTGTTGCCTAAATTTATGAGTAAAATCGATCCAAAACGACGGACACCTAAAAATGCAACCTATGTAGCTGGCATTGCCTCTATGTTATTTGCCGGATTCTTTCCACTAAACCTTTTGGCAGAGCTGACAAATATTGTAACGTTGATGTATTTGATCTTCATGGGATTTGGGATCATTCGCTTGAGAAGCATGTTTGGAGAACCGAAAAAAGAAGAATTTCGTTTCCCTCTTGTTCCTGTCCTACCACTTGTCTTAGTATTGGTAAGTGGCGCACTTATGCTGCAATTGCAAGCAGCAACATGGCGAGTATTTGCTGGGGCACTGGTTGTTGGCTTTATTATTTATTTTGCGTATGGCTATCGTCATAGTAACTTGAATAAGCTAGATCAAAAATAA
- a CDS encoding helix-turn-helix transcriptional regulator, translating to MNEELILKNHLKKARKENKLSQAQLAELVGVSRNTISSIETGQFNPTAKLALILCIALEKKFEELFYF from the coding sequence ATGAATGAAGAATTGATTCTTAAAAACCATTTGAAGAAAGCACGCAAAGAAAACAAGCTATCGCAGGCGCAATTGGCGGAGCTTGTTGGTGTTTCCAGAAATACGATCAGTTCCATTGAAACAGGTCAGTTCAATCCAACAGCGAAGCTGGCATTGATTCTTTGTATTGCGTTAGAAAAGAAATTTGAGGAGTTGTTCTATTTTTAA
- a CDS encoding DUF6442 family protein, with protein sequence MNKEELLHRARHSKENQREGVEQQQVLEGARYGALVFSVLAVLLMIYTLLKWRVTELNLVLAMVWLYFPANLYGMARLADKKQKPTKTVIVCFIIGLGLLASYFIKSW encoded by the coding sequence ATGAATAAAGAGGAGCTATTACACAGAGCACGACATTCAAAAGAAAATCAAAGAGAAGGAGTTGAACAGCAACAGGTACTGGAGGGAGCCAGATATGGGGCCTTGGTTTTCAGCGTTCTGGCAGTTCTATTGATGATTTATACACTTTTAAAATGGCGGGTGACAGAGCTTAATTTGGTTTTGGCTATGGTTTGGCTATATTTCCCTGCTAATTTATACGGTATGGCACGTTTAGCAGATAAGAAGCAAAAGCCGACAAAGACAGTCATTGTTTGTTTTATTATCGGGTTAGGTTTGTTAGCTTCCTATTTTATCAAGAGTTGGTGA
- the sapS gene encoding two-component system sensor histidine kinase SapS, translated as MAFWKYLKDQWLIISGWVLFMGLTSLILWLSPTLHLSLSSISYLLLLGFLLLTMVLVIDFLLKKRWWKGLDLTAQPPMLDQYLKNASRADEKLVQEYVNGLLIEHNKMMEQVIDNQEAYKDYIDSWVHEIKVPLAALHLLLGSMEDDISDEAYYQTENELVKIDEHVEQVLYYSRLDSFSRDYLIQEYSLKKLIQSVVKTQANYFIQKNIRFSLTGENQMVLTDGKWLEFILKQLLSNAVKYTPVGGEINIQLSKNKEGVALALSDSGIGIPKKDLQRIFDKGFTGENGRLSEQHSTGLGLYLAKSLSDKLGHQLTVVSEQGEGTTVQLFFPVISYYQESRG; from the coding sequence ATGGCATTTTGGAAATATTTAAAAGATCAATGGCTCATTATCTCCGGTTGGGTGCTGTTCATGGGGTTGACTAGCTTGATTTTATGGCTGTCTCCCACATTACATCTTAGCCTTTCATCAATCAGCTATTTATTGTTGTTGGGCTTTCTGCTGCTGACAATGGTTTTGGTCATTGATTTTCTGCTGAAAAAAAGATGGTGGAAGGGCCTAGACCTTACTGCTCAACCTCCTATGCTAGACCAGTATCTGAAAAATGCGTCTCGAGCAGATGAAAAGCTGGTACAGGAGTATGTTAATGGTCTGTTAATAGAACATAATAAGATGATGGAGCAGGTGATCGATAATCAAGAAGCTTATAAAGACTACATTGATTCCTGGGTCCATGAAATCAAGGTTCCTTTAGCGGCACTTCACTTGCTTCTAGGTTCTATGGAGGATGATATCTCTGATGAGGCCTATTATCAAACAGAAAATGAACTGGTAAAAATCGATGAACATGTTGAACAGGTTCTTTACTATTCAAGACTGGACAGTTTCTCCAGGGATTATTTGATTCAGGAATATTCATTGAAAAAACTCATCCAATCTGTGGTAAAAACACAAGCCAATTATTTCATCCAGAAAAATATTCGTTTCTCTCTGACAGGTGAAAATCAAATGGTTCTTACAGATGGCAAGTGGTTGGAGTTTATTTTGAAGCAACTATTGAGCAATGCGGTAAAGTATACCCCAGTTGGTGGAGAAATCAATATCCAGCTGTCGAAAAATAAAGAGGGAGTGGCTTTGGCGCTTAGCGATTCAGGAATAGGAATTCCTAAAAAGGACCTTCAAAGGATTTTTGATAAAGGATTCACTGGAGAAAATGGGCGATTAAGCGAACAGCACTCTACCGGTTTAGGACTTTATCTGGCAAAAAGCCTGTCTGATAAACTGGGGCACCAGCTGACGGTTGTATCTGAACAGGGAGAAGGAACGACTGTCCAGTTGTTTTTCCCAGTCATTAGCTATTATCAAGAATCAAGAGGTTGA
- the sapR gene encoding two-component system response regulator SapR: MAKIMIVEDEATIRSLIMKELEKWEMTVVGTTDFHQVFEDFQNEEPQLILLDINLPVYDGYYWCQKIREVSKVPIIFISSRNTNMDMIMAMNMGADDFVTKPFQLDVLVAKINALLRRSYNYSEPGNETMEHNGITLNLDNGNMEIAGETIDLSKNEYRLLYLLMKKHGKILTREKLLRSLWEDERFVDDNTLTVNINRLRKKIEQAGINGYIETKVGQGYIVP; this comes from the coding sequence ATGGCGAAAATCATGATCGTTGAAGACGAAGCAACGATTCGCAGCTTGATCATGAAGGAGTTGGAAAAATGGGAGATGACAGTAGTTGGTACGACAGACTTTCATCAAGTGTTTGAAGATTTTCAAAATGAAGAACCCCAGCTAATTCTGTTGGATATCAATCTACCTGTGTATGATGGGTATTATTGGTGTCAGAAAATCAGAGAAGTATCGAAGGTGCCTATCATCTTTATTTCCAGTCGAAATACAAACATGGATATGATTATGGCGATGAATATGGGGGCAGATGATTTTGTGACGAAGCCGTTTCAGCTAGATGTGCTGGTTGCGAAGATCAATGCGCTGTTGCGACGGTCGTATAATTATTCTGAACCTGGAAATGAGACCATGGAGCACAATGGAATTACGTTGAACTTAGATAATGGAAACATGGAGATCGCGGGAGAGACCATCGATTTGAGTAAAAATGAGTACCGCCTATTGTATTTACTGATGAAAAAGCATGGAAAGATTTTGACAAGAGAAAAGCTGTTACGTTCCCTTTGGGAGGATGAACGGTTTGTTGATGATAATACATTGACTGTGAATATCAATCGATTAAGGAAAAAAATCGAGCAGGCAGGTATCAATGGGTATATAGAAACCAAGGTGGGGCAAGGATATATTGTTCCTTAG